The proteins below are encoded in one region of Macrococcus armenti:
- a CDS encoding NAD(P)H-dependent flavin oxidoreductase: MKQSMILTSLLNITHPIIQAGMAGATTPELVATISNEGGLGTIGAGYMSLAQLNDEIDKVTALTKKPFAVNLFIPENTTTNEASISKMHQHLQGYYNKYKIDKPYIKHNDRDHFNSMIDLIISKHVPIISFTFGIPDASIIQKLKAHHIKTIGSASSVHEAVICEKAGMDIIVVQGYEAGGHRANFNTNAHIGLMSLIPQVVDEVSIPVIAAGGIMDKRGINAAIALGAAGVQMGTAFLTSYESKAPTVHKEAITASTETDTTLTKAISGKEARGIKNQLIVNLEQYYEDILPYPYQNDLTSPFRKLAAQNNNAEDLHLWCGQTPRLAKINYAKDIFRSLI; encoded by the coding sequence ATGAAACAAAGCATGATTTTAACCTCTTTATTAAACATTACACATCCTATAATTCAAGCAGGTATGGCAGGTGCTACAACACCTGAACTTGTTGCCACAATAAGCAATGAAGGTGGTTTAGGAACGATAGGTGCTGGGTACATGTCACTGGCACAATTAAATGATGAAATCGACAAAGTTACAGCACTTACAAAGAAGCCATTCGCAGTAAATCTATTCATTCCAGAAAACACGACTACAAACGAAGCATCTATCAGCAAAATGCATCAACACTTACAAGGTTATTACAATAAATATAAAATTGATAAACCATATATTAAACACAATGATCGAGATCATTTTAATTCAATGATTGACCTTATCATTTCAAAGCACGTACCAATCATCAGTTTTACTTTTGGAATACCAGACGCGTCTATTATACAAAAGTTAAAGGCGCACCATATTAAAACAATTGGTAGTGCATCATCCGTCCATGAAGCAGTAATTTGTGAAAAAGCAGGTATGGACATTATTGTCGTGCAAGGGTATGAAGCAGGAGGACACCGTGCGAACTTCAATACGAATGCGCACATCGGTTTAATGTCATTAATTCCACAAGTTGTTGACGAAGTATCCATTCCTGTCATTGCTGCTGGCGGTATTATGGATAAGCGTGGTATAAATGCCGCAATTGCTCTAGGTGCGGCTGGTGTCCAAATGGGAACTGCTTTTTTAACGAGCTATGAAAGCAAAGCTCCAACCGTTCATAAAGAAGCAATTACAGCATCCACTGAAACAGATACTACGCTTACTAAAGCAATAAGCGGTAAAGAAGCACGAGGTATTAAAAATCAGCTCATCGTAAATCTGGAGCAATATTATGAAGACATTCTTCCTTATCCATATCAAAACGATTTAACTTCACCATTCAGAAAGTTAGCAGCTCAAAACAACAATGCAGAGGACTTACATTTATGGTGCGGCCAGACACCACGCCTTGCAAAAATAAACTATGCGAAAGATATATTCAGAAGTTTGATATAA
- a CDS encoding VOC family protein — translation MTQLIPYLAFDNTKEALSYYEEVFGATDVQRLPVGKEQAGQFGIDPEQANNMTMHSEFKVAGHTLYAADKFNKAGDFNSSISLSINWQKDNAEETKAMTELFERIAAHPETTVDMPIGEQFWGGVMGALKDKYGVDWMFNGN, via the coding sequence ATGACACAATTAATTCCGTATTTAGCATTTGATAACACGAAAGAAGCATTATCTTATTACGAAGAAGTATTCGGAGCAACGGATGTTCAACGTTTACCAGTAGGGAAAGAGCAAGCAGGACAGTTTGGTATAGATCCTGAGCAAGCGAACAACATGACGATGCATTCTGAATTCAAAGTAGCAGGCCACACGCTTTACGCAGCTGATAAATTTAATAAAGCTGGAGATTTCAACAGCAGTATTTCATTATCAATCAACTGGCAAAAAGATAACGCAGAAGAAACGAAGGCGATGACGGAGTTATTTGAGCGTATTGCAGCGCATCCGGAAACAACTGTTGATATGCCAATCGGCGAACAGTTCTGGGGTGGTGTTATGGGAGCACTTAAAGATAAATATGGTGTAGACTGGATGTTTAACGGTAACTAA
- a CDS encoding cold-shock protein translates to MTQGTVKWFNAEKGFGFIEVEGGDDVFAHFSAIEGDGYKTLEEGQAVEFNIEEGQRGPQAANIVKL, encoded by the coding sequence ATGACACAAGGTACAGTTAAATGGTTTAACGCAGAAAAAGGTTTTGGATTCATCGAAGTTGAAGGTGGAGACGACGTATTCGCTCACTTCAGTGCTATCGAAGGAGACGGTTACAAAACTTTAGAAGAAGGTCAAGCAGTTGAATTCAATATCGAAGAAGGTCAACGTGGACCTCAAGCTGCTAACATCGTTAAATTATAA
- a CDS encoding cold-shock protein, whose translation MTQGTVKWFNAEKGFGFIEVEGGDDVFAHFSAIEGEGYKTLEEGQAVEFNIEEGQRGPQAANIVKL comes from the coding sequence ATGACACAAGGTACAGTTAAATGGTTTAACGCAGAAAAAGGTTTTGGATTCATCGAAGTTGAAGGTGGAGACGACGTATTCGCTCACTTCAGCGCTATCGAAGGTGAAGGTTACAAAACTTTAGAAGAAGGTCAAGCAGTTGAATTCAATATCGAAGAAGGTCAACGTGGACCTCAAGCTGCTAACATCGTTAAATTATAA
- a CDS encoding DMT family transporter, which translates to MFYILFAFATGLVVPIQTAVNSRLRTYVLSPFVASFVSFSVGTIFLLFMTLITKHTLLIDSSVILNEPKWIWIGGILGLIGLTANILLFPVLGGVQTVVLPIMGQIIMSIIVDHFGLFHAPSHALTPLRFIGLLVLVLGVIMVIVLPDWLRKRKQHYIAPDEQSISKLPFQISGIIAGMLMATQSAINGELGHLLNSPVHAAFISFFIGTVFLLVIVTFIRKEITQIRFAIGKDKPKWIWIGGILGSFFVFGMSYLVPIIGTGLVVIICLFGQIICSILLDSFGWIGAKQKKVTGVQYLGLLFIFGAIILIRMN; encoded by the coding sequence ATGTTTTATATTTTATTTGCATTTGCAACAGGCTTAGTTGTACCTATACAAACTGCAGTGAACTCTAGACTTAGAACTTACGTATTGTCACCATTTGTAGCGTCCTTTGTATCATTCTCTGTCGGTACAATCTTTTTACTCTTTATGACATTGATTACGAAGCATACATTACTTATTGATAGCTCTGTCATCTTAAATGAGCCTAAGTGGATTTGGATTGGTGGTATTCTTGGATTAATTGGTTTAACAGCTAACATCCTGCTATTCCCCGTATTAGGTGGTGTCCAGACTGTTGTACTACCTATTATGGGTCAAATTATCATGAGTATCATCGTCGATCATTTCGGACTGTTTCATGCACCTAGTCATGCTCTCACACCATTAAGATTTATCGGCTTACTCGTATTAGTTCTTGGTGTCATTATGGTTATCGTACTTCCTGATTGGCTAAGAAAAAGAAAACAACATTACATAGCACCAGATGAACAAAGCATATCTAAACTTCCTTTTCAGATTTCAGGAATTATCGCTGGGATGTTAATGGCTACACAGTCGGCAATTAACGGGGAGCTTGGACATTTATTAAATTCACCGGTTCATGCTGCGTTTATTTCGTTTTTCATCGGTACGGTATTCTTGTTGGTCATCGTCACTTTTATAAGAAAAGAAATCACTCAGATTCGGTTTGCAATCGGTAAAGATAAACCGAAATGGATATGGATCGGTGGGATTCTCGGATCATTCTTCGTTTTCGGAATGTCATACTTAGTCCCGATTATCGGTACAGGGCTTGTCGTTATCATCTGTTTATTCGGTCAAATTATATGTAGTATTCTACTGGATTCATTCGGATGGATAGGAGCGAAACAAAAGAAAGTTACAGGTGTGCAATATTTAGGATTGCTATTCATTTTCGGAGCTATTATACTCATTCGTATGAATTAA
- a CDS encoding zinc ribbon domain-containing protein yields MEKFCQSCGMPLMLHGEDVRGTEVDGTKSSKFCSYCYANGAFIEPNITMDEMLTRGKAAIRNGKGNAFKKWLMVTFYPMQLKNLERWKK; encoded by the coding sequence ATGGAGAAATTCTGTCAAAGTTGTGGTATGCCGCTTATGTTGCACGGTGAAGATGTTCGAGGAACTGAAGTAGATGGTACGAAAAGCAGTAAATTTTGTAGTTATTGTTATGCAAATGGTGCATTTATTGAACCGAATATTACGATGGACGAAATGCTGACACGTGGAAAAGCAGCAATCCGCAATGGAAAAGGCAATGCGTTCAAGAAATGGCTCATGGTTACTTTCTATCCTATGCAGCTTAAAAATTTAGAGCGCTGGAAAAAATAA
- a CDS encoding VOC family protein: MELGNFSVSLSVQDLQASIKFYETLGFKQVSGDVTNNWIVLSNGNARIGLFQGMFEGNMMTFNPKWNEQKNSTNGTDVREIAQALEDAGYELLQPLQAENDEGPGYFMVKDLDGNVLLFDQHV; this comes from the coding sequence ATGGAATTAGGAAATTTCTCAGTAAGTTTATCAGTACAGGATCTGCAGGCTTCAATTAAGTTTTATGAAACATTAGGATTTAAACAAGTAAGTGGAGATGTTACGAATAACTGGATTGTATTATCAAATGGGAATGCACGTATCGGATTATTTCAAGGTATGTTTGAAGGGAATATGATGACATTCAATCCAAAATGGAATGAACAGAAAAATAGTACAAACGGGACAGATGTTCGCGAAATCGCACAAGCACTAGAAGATGCAGGATACGAGTTACTTCAACCACTACAAGCGGAGAATGACGAAGGCCCTGGATACTTTATGGTTAAAGATTTAGATGGAAATGTATTGCTGTTCGATCAGCACGTTTAG
- a CDS encoding DUF1761 domain-containing protein, with amino-acid sequence MNFIAAIIAGLIAFMIGGLWYSVLFGKAWQKEIKITDEQIKAAGSGTPQMILAVVVEVIVSLCVFFLLTHTDLNVLCAGAVIGLISVFSSLKNYFFEMKSIKLIFINESYRMICFIVMATAAYFFN; translated from the coding sequence ATGAATTTTATTGCAGCAATAATTGCAGGTCTTATCGCCTTTATGATTGGCGGATTATGGTACTCTGTGCTATTCGGAAAAGCATGGCAAAAAGAAATTAAAATAACAGACGAACAAATTAAAGCAGCAGGTAGTGGCACACCTCAAATGATTTTAGCGGTTGTCGTTGAGGTCATCGTTTCTTTATGTGTATTCTTCTTACTTACACATACCGACCTAAATGTATTATGTGCGGGAGCTGTGATTGGACTAATCTCCGTGTTTTCAAGTTTGAAAAATTATTTCTTTGAAATGAAGTCCATCAAATTAATATTTATAAACGAAAGCTATAGAATGATTTGTTTTATCGTCATGGCAACTGCCGCATATTTTTTTAACTAG
- a CDS encoding SRPBCC family protein has protein sequence MLTWKETIIIPANIETIWHLFDIEQMQRIMPQVIDIRVIDKKPGVVGSTYEQTYKEGKRIMKYIVTDLEHEDTPSRKHNRSGFKLANMFAIEADYVLERINDHETRFTYSGQNEGINLLGKIMLKVMPKKQNDKVVQSFMERVYAEATKEQS, from the coding sequence ATGTTAACTTGGAAAGAAACAATAATTATTCCTGCGAACATCGAGACAATTTGGCATTTATTTGACATTGAGCAAATGCAGCGTATTATGCCTCAAGTAATTGATATACGTGTTATTGACAAAAAACCTGGTGTGGTCGGTTCAACATACGAACAGACGTACAAAGAAGGTAAGCGTATCATGAAATATATTGTTACAGATTTAGAACACGAAGATACACCGAGCAGAAAGCATAATCGTTCTGGTTTTAAACTTGCGAATATGTTCGCAATCGAAGCAGACTATGTATTAGAACGCATCAATGATCATGAAACGCGTTTCACTTATAGCGGCCAAAATGAAGGTATTAATCTATTAGGAAAAATAATGCTTAAAGTAATGCCGAAAAAACAAAATGATAAAGTCGTACAATCATTTATGGAACGCGTATACGCAGAAGCAACAAAGGAGCAGAGCTAA
- a CDS encoding ArsR/SmtB family transcription factor, whose protein sequence is MDYERFAKILKVMSDKSRLEIIDMLSCGELCACDILEHFDFSQPTLSHHMKQLKDCGLISSYKDGTKVMYVLNDVLCKEIMAFQSELFNASERCICHLSK, encoded by the coding sequence ATGGATTATGAAAGATTTGCAAAAATATTAAAAGTTATGAGCGATAAGAGCAGGCTGGAGATTATTGATATGCTGAGCTGTGGAGAACTGTGTGCATGCGATATTCTTGAGCATTTTGATTTCTCACAACCGACGCTTTCTCATCATATGAAGCAGCTTAAAGATTGTGGATTAATTTCAAGTTACAAAGATGGTACGAAGGTAATGTATGTATTAAACGATGTATTGTGCAAAGAGATTATGGCATTCCAAAGTGAATTGTTTAATGCATCAGAGCGTTGTATTTGCCATTTATCGAAATAA
- the arsD gene encoding arsenite efflux transporter metallochaperone ArsD: protein MVEIKLFEPAMCCASGVCGPAPDQELIRVNSDVEKLKQNGIKVLRYNLTSAPNAFVRHEEVMHKIKSEGESALPITLINDEVVKSGNYMSSDEVADIIVVHDLQNSCCGPNDNCC, encoded by the coding sequence ATGGTAGAGATTAAATTATTTGAACCTGCAATGTGCTGTGCATCAGGAGTTTGTGGTCCTGCACCTGATCAAGAGTTAATTCGAGTGAATAGTGATGTAGAGAAACTTAAGCAAAATGGCATTAAAGTATTGCGTTACAATTTAACTTCTGCGCCGAACGCTTTCGTACGTCACGAAGAGGTTATGCATAAGATAAAATCAGAAGGCGAATCTGCATTACCGATTACACTTATTAATGACGAAGTTGTGAAATCAGGGAATTATATGTCTTCAGATGAAGTTGCGGATATTATCGTGGTACATGATTTACAAAATAGTTGCTGTGGTCCGAATGATAATTGTTGCTAG
- the arsA gene encoding arsenical pump-driving ATPase: MVFVERLNLDNIELTKYLFFTGKGGVGKTSLSSSIAVNLADQGKRIALVSTDPASNLQDIFNMSLTNALTQVPALPNLYVANFEPVKAAEAYKQSVIEPYIGVLPEFAIKNMEEQLSGSCTVEVAAFNEFTSFLTNETLADEYDHIIFDTAPTGHTLRMLELPEAWSSYLESATHEASCLGQLSGLGEQQSTYFAAVERLKNEKETTMIFVARGDKYSLLEAKRAMHELNALQINHHFLIINGLINHADSELAKEKRNASDRALQQFESLIKKVPTFYVELKPYNVMGLDAMRHLFSEYEHIESSEDLKLTDDYMHLELLVDELVQEEKRYIFTMGKGGVGKTTVASLIAEKLVARNKKVLLATTDPANQWHDKHQYNNLTIKYIDPKQALADYEAEVLRNADQLTQEQIDYIKEDLRSPCTEEIAFFRAFSNFIADTAHDVVVIDTAPTGHTLLLLDASQSYHKEIERSTNEVPKSVSMLLPKILDNTLTEMIIVTLAEPTPVKEAMRLKEDLERASIKQNRWVVNNTIANYDVHDALFSHKIMNERKVINDLLQDKLSVTLLPYDPKLI; the protein is encoded by the coding sequence GTGGTTTTTGTGGAACGCTTAAATTTAGATAATATTGAGTTAACGAAATACTTATTCTTCACTGGTAAGGGAGGCGTGGGTAAGACATCTTTATCTAGTAGTATCGCAGTCAATCTGGCAGATCAAGGTAAGCGTATTGCGCTTGTAAGTACTGATCCCGCGAGCAATCTTCAAGATATCTTTAATATGTCCTTGACGAACGCACTGACGCAAGTCCCGGCACTGCCTAATTTATATGTAGCAAATTTTGAACCTGTCAAAGCAGCTGAAGCGTATAAACAGTCGGTTATTGAGCCATATATCGGTGTGTTACCAGAGTTTGCGATTAAGAATATGGAAGAACAGCTAAGTGGTTCATGTACGGTTGAAGTTGCGGCGTTTAATGAGTTCACGTCATTCTTGACGAATGAAACTTTAGCAGATGAATATGATCATATTATCTTTGATACTGCGCCAACGGGTCACACCCTCAGAATGTTAGAGCTACCTGAAGCGTGGTCATCTTATTTAGAAAGTGCGACTCATGAAGCATCTTGTTTAGGCCAGCTATCAGGATTAGGAGAACAGCAATCAACGTACTTTGCAGCAGTAGAGCGTCTTAAAAATGAAAAAGAAACGACAATGATATTTGTTGCTCGAGGTGACAAATATAGTTTGTTGGAGGCAAAGAGAGCGATGCATGAATTAAATGCCCTTCAAATCAATCATCATTTCTTAATTATCAACGGTTTAATCAACCACGCAGATAGCGAGCTCGCAAAGGAAAAGCGAAATGCCTCTGACAGGGCGTTACAGCAATTTGAATCGTTGATTAAGAAAGTACCGACATTTTACGTTGAGCTTAAACCTTATAACGTTATGGGTCTTGATGCGATGCGTCATTTATTTAGTGAATATGAACATATCGAAAGTAGCGAGGATCTTAAATTAACGGATGATTACATGCATCTGGAACTTCTGGTCGATGAACTTGTGCAGGAAGAAAAGCGCTATATCTTCACAATGGGTAAAGGTGGTGTCGGTAAGACAACTGTTGCTTCACTTATCGCTGAAAAACTTGTAGCACGCAATAAAAAGGTGCTGCTTGCGACAACAGATCCCGCAAATCAGTGGCACGATAAACATCAATATAACAATCTTACAATTAAGTATATCGATCCAAAACAAGCGCTGGCAGATTATGAAGCGGAAGTATTGCGTAATGCTGACCAGTTGACGCAAGAGCAGATCGATTATATAAAAGAGGATTTAAGAAGTCCTTGTACCGAAGAAATCGCATTCTTTCGCGCGTTCAGCAACTTTATTGCTGACACTGCGCATGACGTCGTTGTAATCGACACAGCGCCAACAGGTCATACACTATTATTGCTCGATGCATCACAAAGTTATCATAAAGAAATTGAACGCAGCACGAATGAAGTGCCAAAATCGGTATCGATGTTATTACCGAAGATATTAGATAATACACTTACAGAAATGATTATCGTTACACTCGCTGAACCAACACCTGTTAAAGAGGCGATGCGACTCAAAGAAGATCTCGAACGTGCATCTATTAAACAGAACCGTTGGGTAGTGAATAATACGATAGCAAATTACGATGTGCATGATGCATTATTCTCGCATAAAATTATGAATGAACGTAAAGTTATAAATGACTTATTACAAGACAAGTTGAGCGTGACATTACTACCTTATGACCCAAAGCTTATTTAA
- the arsC gene encoding arsenate reductase (thioredoxin), whose amino-acid sequence MKKTIYFLCTGNSCRSQIADGFGKKYLPEWNVYSAGIEAHGVNPKAIEAMKEVGIDISDHTSDVIDREILNNADLVVTLCDHAKDVCPVTPSHVKTEHWGFEDPAGQEWEVFQRVRDEIGARIKEFSEKEADHV is encoded by the coding sequence ATGAAAAAGACAATTTATTTCTTATGTACAGGTAACTCATGTCGTTCACAAATCGCAGACGGTTTCGGAAAAAAGTATTTACCAGAATGGAACGTATATTCAGCAGGAATTGAAGCGCACGGCGTGAATCCGAAAGCGATAGAAGCGATGAAAGAAGTTGGAATTGATATTTCTGATCATACTTCGGATGTAATAGACAGAGAAATATTAAACAACGCAGATTTAGTTGTCACACTTTGTGATCATGCTAAAGATGTATGCCCGGTAACACCATCACACGTTAAAACTGAACACTGGGGATTTGAAGATCCTGCAGGACAGGAGTGGGAAGTATTCCAGCGTGTTCGTGATGAAATTGGTGCCCGCATTAAAGAATTCTCTGAGAAAGAAGCGGACCATGTTTGA
- a CDS encoding DNA-directed RNA polymerase subunit alpha C-terminal domain-containing protein, giving the protein MFDQLSKPAQRALLSIGITSYDEVIQYSEQDLLSLHGFGPKGLRLLKEELNRQQLQLNKNHQLKSR; this is encoded by the coding sequence ATGTTTGATCAGTTGAGTAAGCCGGCACAACGCGCGCTGCTATCAATTGGCATAACTTCGTATGATGAAGTCATACAGTATAGCGAGCAGGATTTATTAAGTTTACATGGTTTTGGGCCTAAAGGATTGCGTCTATTAAAAGAAGAACTAAATAGGCAGCAATTACAATTGAATAAAAATCATCAATTAAAGAGTCGCTGA
- a CDS encoding CidA/LrgA family protein has product MFYIIGEWINMHTTLTIPGSLIGLILLFVALEIKVVKPEWIGLRCNTLLKVMPILFVPTLVALMDYGPLFMKSGLFLMFDLVLSSLIIFFMTGWFTQFAVNYKQNRGRSV; this is encoded by the coding sequence TTGTTTTATATTATAGGGGAATGGATTAACATGCATACCACGCTAACCATCCCAGGAAGTTTGATAGGTCTCATATTGTTGTTTGTCGCCCTGGAAATAAAAGTGGTAAAACCCGAATGGATTGGGTTAAGATGTAATACTTTACTAAAGGTCATGCCTATATTATTTGTTCCAACTTTAGTGGCATTGATGGACTATGGTCCTTTATTTATGAAGAGCGGCCTATTTTTAATGTTCGATCTTGTGTTATCTTCTCTTATCATATTTTTTATGACTGGATGGTTTACACAGTTCGCCGTGAATTATAAACAGAATAGAGGTAGATCTGTATGA
- a CDS encoding LrgB family protein: MIETASLLFLTIVLFVGAVALNKRYPKVWTLPIFTVSAIMMAILVFFHIPYTDYQQATSIFNFLLGPAIVAFALPLYQMRKIVVKYLHFIVAGFTIGLMVSLLATYVLGLLLPLDKALIHSLWEKNVTLPVAMNIASSTNGSVALTSIAVIISGCIGFSFGHKVMTWMKIDHFVARGVAMAAVAHVFGTNTSMALSKEEGGIALVTMIGTAILASVIIPILIS; the protein is encoded by the coding sequence ATGATTGAAACGGCTAGTCTGCTGTTCCTTACAATCGTATTGTTTGTCGGAGCAGTCGCTTTAAATAAACGTTATCCTAAAGTGTGGACGTTGCCTATATTTACTGTGAGTGCAATAATGATGGCGATTCTTGTCTTCTTTCATATTCCTTATACAGATTATCAGCAAGCAACAAGTATCTTTAACTTTCTTTTAGGACCAGCGATTGTAGCATTTGCATTGCCTTTATATCAGATGCGAAAGATCGTTGTTAAATATCTACATTTCATTGTTGCAGGATTCACTATCGGCTTAATGGTATCTCTATTAGCTACTTATGTACTAGGACTGTTATTGCCGTTAGATAAAGCACTGATTCATTCTCTTTGGGAGAAGAATGTCACTTTACCTGTTGCTATGAATATTGCATCATCTACAAATGGCAGTGTTGCATTAACCTCCATCGCAGTTATTATTAGTGGCTGTATCGGATTCAGCTTTGGTCATAAAGTGATGACATGGATGAAAATCGATCACTTTGTCGCACGAGGCGTTGCGATGGCTGCTGTTGCCCATGTATTCGGAACTAATACGTCTATGGCATTAAGTAAAGAAGAAGGTGGTATCGCACTTGTGACGATGATTGGAACAGCGATTTTGGCAAGTGTCATTATTCCAATATTAATATCATGA
- a CDS encoding transcription repressor NadR — protein MNVNERRLAILQLIKESTAPINGNQLAQQYDVSRQIIVSDIAQLRAEEYPIKATKQGYIFQRIEEQGEKYKRTITVRHTSERMLEELKIIVENGAMIDNVSVNHPIYGKISVELMLRSVEECYDFSNDMEEDNGRMLAELTYGIHDHVISAKSEKILDNAVNELRQEGFMYEF, from the coding sequence ATGAATGTAAATGAAAGACGCCTCGCAATCTTACAATTAATAAAAGAGAGCACCGCACCAATCAACGGCAATCAACTGGCGCAGCAATACGATGTATCAAGACAAATAATCGTTTCAGATATCGCGCAACTTAGAGCAGAAGAGTATCCAATCAAAGCGACAAAACAAGGCTATATCTTTCAAAGAATTGAAGAACAAGGAGAAAAGTATAAACGTACGATCACCGTACGCCATACCTCAGAGCGCATGCTAGAAGAATTAAAAATTATAGTAGAAAATGGCGCAATGATCGATAACGTATCTGTAAATCATCCAATATACGGCAAAATTTCAGTTGAGCTAATGCTGCGCTCTGTCGAGGAATGCTATGACTTTTCTAATGATATGGAAGAAGATAACGGGCGAATGCTTGCTGAATTAACTTACGGCATACACGATCACGTCATATCAGCGAAATCTGAGAAGATTTTGGATAACGCAGTAAACGAATTAAGGCAAGAAGGGTTTATGTATGAGTTTTAA
- a CDS encoding aminotransferase class V-fold PLP-dependent enzyme: protein MIYFDYAATTPLSASVFNIYKDINVNYYYNSESLHAGGDIAKDIHNNCESALNNYFTDNFTAITTSSGSHANEIAIQNYLHKTDKRTVVLSRYEHPSVLAALYPYEDIYYYFIPEYKDGTLNLNALSNYIEEHYNEIALITAQHVNSETGYILPVEKIGHIAAQYHIPFHVDCVQSAAKLNIPTHVMTSLAISGHKFFGPKGVGALLIRDDELHIRNPYLHHEQAMRNGTVDIGALAAMTTALTEYPDTDLYPMKQKMMSQLNRDRFHPIIFNEQAPHIIPLLCRQEGQVIMQKLSQKDILISTGTACGHGTMHSKALESLIMQQGYSIHQFIRISISPLTTDADINALICALSEME from the coding sequence ATGATCTATTTTGATTATGCTGCTACTACACCACTCAGCGCATCAGTATTTAATATATATAAAGATATTAACGTTAATTACTACTACAATTCTGAGAGCTTACATGCGGGTGGGGATATCGCTAAAGATATACATAACAACTGTGAGAGTGCATTAAATAATTACTTTACAGATAATTTTACAGCTATTACAACTTCAAGCGGCTCACATGCGAATGAGATTGCAATTCAAAATTATTTACACAAAACAGATAAAAGAACTGTTGTCCTTAGCAGATATGAGCACCCATCAGTACTCGCAGCACTCTATCCTTATGAGGATATTTATTATTATTTTATACCCGAGTATAAGGATGGTACGTTGAACCTTAATGCCCTATCCAATTATATTGAGGAGCATTACAATGAAATTGCACTAATAACCGCACAGCACGTCAATTCAGAAACAGGGTATATCTTACCTGTAGAAAAAATCGGTCACATTGCAGCACAATATCATATCCCATTTCATGTGGACTGCGTTCAGTCAGCTGCTAAGCTTAATATACCGACACACGTGATGACCTCTCTCGCCATCAGCGGACATAAATTCTTTGGGCCTAAAGGTGTAGGCGCCTTACTCATTCGAGATGATGAACTGCACATTCGAAATCCTTACCTACATCATGAACAGGCGATGAGAAATGGTACTGTAGATATCGGAGCCCTCGCTGCCATGACGACAGCACTGACTGAATATCCTGATACAGACCTTTATCCGATGAAACAGAAAATGATGTCACAATTAAATAGAGATAGATTCCATCCGATAATCTTCAACGAACAAGCACCACATATTATCCCGCTTTTATGCAGACAAGAAGGACAAGTGATTATGCAGAAGCTCTCACAAAAAGATATATTAATCTCTACCGGTACCGCCTGTGGTCATGGTACAATGCATTCAAAAGCACTGGAAAGTTTAATCATGCAACAAGGGTACAGTATCCATCAGTTTATACGAATATCAATCAGCCCATTAACAACTGATGCCGATATCAACGCATTAATCTGTGCACTTAGCGAAATGGAGTAA